A part of Haloarchaeobius sp. HME9146 genomic DNA contains:
- a CDS encoding metal-dependent hydrolase, which yields MYRTGHYGVSLLAYAPVGAAMLLAGRPAFALVGGAIVLGLARVPDYDHQVPFIQHRGPTHTLVFALLVGAVVGAVGFYGAPSLGLDPQQLGAFGLAMGTYGIVAHLLGDVLTPAGVPLFWPLSSRTYSFYVTRADNTVANWALLGLGVFVTIVTAVLVARVA from the coding sequence ATGTACCGCACCGGCCACTACGGTGTCTCGCTCCTCGCCTATGCGCCCGTGGGCGCAGCCATGCTGCTCGCCGGCCGCCCGGCGTTCGCGCTCGTCGGCGGCGCGATCGTGCTCGGCCTCGCACGCGTCCCCGACTACGACCATCAGGTTCCCTTCATCCAGCACCGCGGGCCCACCCATACCCTGGTGTTCGCGTTGCTCGTCGGTGCCGTCGTGGGTGCAGTCGGCTTCTACGGCGCGCCGAGCCTCGGCCTCGACCCCCAGCAACTCGGTGCGTTCGGGCTCGCGATGGGGACCTACGGCATCGTGGCGCACCTGCTTGGCGACGTACTCACCCCGGCGGGCGTCCCGCTGTTCTGGCCGCTCTCGTCGCGGACGTACTCGTTCTACGTCACCCGGGCGGACAACACGGTTGCGAACTGGGCGTTGCTCGGCCTCGGCGTGTTCGTGACCATCGTGACCGCGGTCCTGGTCGCACGGGTCGCCTGA
- a CDS encoding uracil-DNA glycosylase family protein yields the protein MENVTDRVSNPFDFKPPARFLLADGGPESVPGYGDANADFHVIGDHAGVHGGQSTGVPFTTSLAGQRLQRVLHDAGFLKDEYADAPVPDNLYLNYLFFPRLPEGETPTEEDYWELERYFDSELRAINAHILLPVGETAIDHVVREYTTLRHRFPDSLDVAAMHAMELRGRGFMVVPVRDPAEWEDEEEAALRERLLAILDSDYRQTKGVATLVG from the coding sequence GTGGAGAACGTTACCGACAGGGTTTCGAACCCGTTCGACTTCAAGCCGCCAGCCCGCTTCCTGCTCGCGGACGGCGGCCCGGAGTCGGTCCCGGGGTACGGCGACGCGAACGCGGATTTCCACGTCATCGGCGACCACGCGGGCGTCCACGGCGGACAGTCCACGGGTGTCCCGTTCACGACGTCGCTCGCGGGCCAACGCCTCCAGCGAGTCCTGCACGATGCAGGCTTCCTGAAGGACGAGTACGCGGACGCGCCGGTCCCGGACAACCTCTACCTGAACTACCTGTTCTTCCCGCGGCTTCCCGAGGGGGAGACGCCGACCGAGGAGGATTACTGGGAACTGGAGCGCTACTTCGACTCGGAGCTCCGGGCCATCAACGCCCACATCCTGCTCCCCGTCGGCGAAACCGCCATCGACCACGTCGTCCGCGAGTACACCACCCTTCGACACCGGTTCCCCGACTCGCTCGACGTGGCGGCGATGCACGCCATGGAACTCCGCGGTCGCGGCTTCATGGTCGTCCCCGTCAGGGACCCCGCGGAGTGGGAAGACGAGGAGGAGGCAGCGCTCCGGGAGCGACTGCTGGCCATCCTGGATTCGGATTACCGGCAGACGAAAGGCGTCGCGACCCTCGTCGGGTGA
- a CDS encoding Lrp/AsnC family transcriptional regulator, which yields MRDLDDTDLNILRLLLEDASRTYSDIADVVGVSPPTVSDRIDRLRSMGIIRRFTIDIDMDKLSDGVAVLAEVDLCPTIDDDVLDRFADLPAVDHAYLTADSRVVLKANVARGEVRELLAGAVDLDRVENYEVSLLSADRWEPQVTDANADVPEGTEQQIVR from the coding sequence ATGCGAGACCTGGACGACACCGACCTGAACATCCTCCGCCTCCTCCTCGAAGACGCCAGCAGGACGTACAGCGATATCGCGGACGTCGTCGGCGTGTCCCCGCCGACCGTGTCCGACCGCATCGACCGCCTCCGCTCGATGGGTATCATCCGTCGGTTCACCATCGACATCGACATGGACAAGCTCAGTGACGGCGTCGCCGTCCTCGCCGAGGTCGACCTCTGCCCCACCATCGACGACGACGTGCTCGACCGCTTCGCCGACCTCCCCGCCGTCGACCACGCCTACCTGACGGCGGACTCCCGCGTCGTCCTCAAGGCGAACGTCGCCCGTGGCGAGGTCCGCGAACTGCTCGCCGGTGCTGTCGACCTCGACCGTGTCGAGAACTACGAGGTGAGCCTCCTCTCGGCCGACCGCTGGGAGCCACAGGTCACCGACGCCAACGCCGACGTCCCCGAGGGGACCGAGCAGCAGATCGTCAGGTGA
- a CDS encoding heavy-metal-associated domain-containing protein — protein MTTRIRVSDMTYHTHEEIVQTAIEMADGVDSVDIDSEEQVATVEGDVSPDEVLEKVAMAGYEAETVE, from the coding sequence ATGACGACGCGCATCCGCGTCAGCGATATGACCTACCACACGCACGAGGAGATCGTCCAGACGGCCATCGAGATGGCTGACGGGGTCGATTCCGTCGATATCGACAGCGAGGAGCAGGTCGCCACCGTCGAAGGCGACGTCTCCCCGGACGAGGTCCTCGAGAAGGTAGCGATGGCAGGGTACGAGGCCGAGACAGTCGAGTAA
- a CDS encoding acyl-CoA dehydrogenase family protein, which translates to MDPIDYGRFEDGRHVNYYDLDYTIRREVARVTPRTDYDWADEQLRSFGQVVGDTIADNADLIDEHGPILHTYDRDGEVRNFVEYHPKQFENERLAYGAGIVSDSFEAPPGRDDPLPLTHHLAMEYLLSYADPGFTCPVSMTAGTALVLDKYGEGEVLQEYYERLVARDGEENIEGAMFLTEKQGGSDVGANETIAEHVEGDRYELTGEKWFCSNIDAEGTLALARTPDAPEGTKGLSLFLVPHTVDGELNSQLYRRLKDKLGTISVPTGEVELQGATGYLVGEEQRGFKYMTDMLNLERLSNASASVAIMGRCLLEAKIHAANREAFGSPIQEYPLMKRDLVDMAVDHEAAVAYTFEAGRVLSRRERDGDEDAYRLMRVLVPIAKSRTARMSVDTASYAMEILGGNGYVKDFVTHRLLRDAQVLPIWEGTSNILALDVLRALDREDAHEPLLEAIQSNLDAAEHPVLADTKESIQAASADLGAALATLATEDGEYAQLQAKELADYIFDVFTGSLLLAEAQSQIDEADDARLALVAERFVDRHLREHDSRGITSGDRFALEHFDAVVRYESVDPETLLESAPADD; encoded by the coding sequence ATGGACCCCATCGACTACGGCCGGTTCGAGGACGGCCGACACGTCAACTACTACGACCTGGACTACACCATCCGCCGGGAGGTCGCTCGCGTCACACCGCGAACCGACTACGACTGGGCCGACGAGCAGTTGCGGTCGTTCGGGCAGGTCGTCGGGGACACCATCGCGGACAACGCGGACCTCATCGACGAGCACGGCCCAATCCTCCACACCTACGACAGGGACGGGGAGGTACGAAACTTCGTGGAGTACCACCCGAAACAGTTCGAGAACGAGCGTCTCGCCTACGGGGCGGGCATCGTCAGCGACTCGTTCGAGGCCCCACCCGGCCGGGACGACCCGCTTCCCCTGACCCACCACCTCGCGATGGAGTACCTGCTCTCCTACGCCGACCCCGGGTTCACCTGTCCGGTGTCGATGACGGCGGGAACCGCCCTCGTCCTCGACAAGTACGGCGAGGGCGAGGTTCTCCAGGAGTACTACGAGCGACTCGTCGCCAGGGACGGCGAGGAGAACATCGAGGGCGCGATGTTCCTCACCGAGAAGCAGGGCGGCAGCGACGTGGGCGCGAACGAGACCATCGCAGAACACGTCGAGGGCGACCGCTACGAACTCACGGGCGAGAAATGGTTCTGTTCGAACATCGATGCGGAGGGGACCCTCGCACTCGCCCGGACGCCCGACGCCCCCGAAGGCACGAAAGGGCTCTCGCTCTTTCTGGTCCCGCACACCGTCGACGGCGAGTTGAACAGCCAGCTCTACCGACGCCTGAAGGACAAGCTCGGGACCATCTCGGTCCCGACCGGCGAGGTCGAACTCCAGGGCGCGACGGGCTACCTCGTCGGCGAGGAGCAGCGTGGGTTCAAGTACATGACCGACATGCTGAACCTCGAACGACTCTCGAACGCGAGCGCCTCGGTCGCCATCATGGGCCGCTGTTTGCTGGAGGCGAAGATACACGCCGCGAACCGCGAGGCGTTCGGTTCACCCATCCAGGAGTACCCGCTGATGAAGCGCGACCTCGTGGACATGGCAGTCGACCACGAGGCAGCGGTCGCATACACCTTCGAGGCCGGCCGCGTGCTGAGTCGGCGCGAGCGTGACGGCGACGAGGACGCCTACCGGCTCATGCGCGTGCTCGTCCCGATCGCGAAGTCACGGACCGCGCGGATGAGCGTCGACACGGCCAGCTACGCCATGGAGATTCTGGGTGGGAACGGCTACGTCAAGGACTTCGTGACCCACCGGCTGCTCCGGGACGCGCAGGTGCTGCCCATCTGGGAGGGCACCTCGAACATCCTCGCGCTGGACGTGCTCCGGGCGCTCGACCGCGAGGACGCCCACGAGCCCCTGCTCGAAGCCATCCAGTCGAACCTCGATGCGGCCGAGCATCCCGTTCTGGCAGACACGAAGGAGTCGATACAGGCCGCCTCCGCCGACCTCGGGGCCGCGCTGGCGACGCTCGCGACCGAGGACGGTGAGTACGCCCAGCTCCAGGCAAAGGAGCTCGCGGACTACATCTTCGACGTGTTCACGGGGTCGCTCCTGCTCGCGGAGGCACAGAGCCAAATCGACGAGGCGGACGACGCGAGGCTCGCCCTGGTCGCCGAGCGGTTCGTCGACCGCCACCTGCGCGAGCACGACTCGCGGGGCATCACGAGCGGGGACCGGTTCGCACTGGAGCACTTCGACGCGGTGGTCCGGTACGAATCGGTCGACCCAGAGACGCTGTTGGAGTCGGCACCGGCCGACGACTGA
- a CDS encoding plastocyanin/azurin family copper-binding protein, translating to MTGMHASRRGLLRAGVASLPIALAGCLGGGDDGGGGTATMEPGTVAVGPDGNFVFVPEEITVSTGDTITWEWGSDNHNIVVESQPDEADWPGTEGGETKVYDDGYTYEYTFEVPGTYEYYCSPHRNVGMVGTVVVEE from the coding sequence ATGACAGGCATGCACGCCTCTCGCCGTGGGCTGCTCCGTGCTGGTGTCGCTTCCCTCCCGATTGCGCTCGCCGGGTGTCTCGGTGGCGGGGACGACGGTGGCGGCGGAACCGCGACCATGGAACCCGGCACCGTCGCCGTCGGCCCTGACGGGAACTTCGTCTTCGTCCCCGAGGAGATCACGGTCTCGACCGGCGACACCATCACCTGGGAGTGGGGCTCGGACAACCACAACATCGTCGTCGAGAGCCAGCCCGACGAAGCCGACTGGCCCGGCACCGAGGGCGGCGAGACGAAGGTGTACGACGACGGCTACACCTACGAGTACACGTTCGAGGTGCCCGGCACGTACGAGTACTACTGCTCCCCCCACCGGAACGTGGGGATGGTCGGCACCGTCGTCGTCGAGGAGTAG
- the rbcL gene encoding type III ribulose-bisphosphate carboxylase, with protein sequence MTGIEYDDFLDLDYTPTDTDLLCEFTIAPAEGMSWEAAASRVASESSNGTWAALHVDEAELTDLSAVAYDIAEDEGTIMVAYPADLFEQGSMPQILSCIAGNIMGMKAVDSIRLDDCEWPEQTVSGFPGPQYGSSVATEKLDAGDRPVLATVPKPKVGLSTKAHVDIAEQAWRGGVDLLKDDENLTDQAFNPFEERVEKSLAKARELTEETGEKKDYLVNITAETDEMIRRAEFVEQQGGGFVMVDVITAGWAAVQTVREHCEDLDLAIHAHRAMHAAFDRMEHHGVSMRVIAQVARLCGVDHIHTGTAGLGKLANEDTPGINAWLKSDLYGMNDVLPVASGGLHPGVIDALIDALGTDICIQAGGGIHGHPDGTEAGARALRQSVEATMQGVSLEDYAADGHAELQTALEKWGSETPR encoded by the coding sequence ATGACCGGAATCGAATACGACGACTTCCTCGACCTGGACTACACCCCGACCGACACCGACCTCCTGTGCGAGTTCACCATCGCCCCCGCCGAGGGGATGTCGTGGGAGGCCGCGGCCTCCCGCGTCGCCAGCGAGTCCTCGAACGGGACGTGGGCCGCCCTCCACGTCGACGAGGCGGAACTGACCGACCTCTCCGCGGTCGCCTACGACATCGCGGAGGACGAGGGGACCATCATGGTCGCCTACCCCGCCGACCTGTTCGAACAGGGGTCGATGCCCCAGATTCTCTCGTGCATCGCGGGCAACATCATGGGGATGAAGGCGGTCGATTCCATCCGCCTCGACGACTGTGAGTGGCCCGAACAGACCGTCTCGGGCTTCCCCGGCCCGCAGTACGGGAGTTCGGTTGCCACCGAGAAACTCGACGCCGGCGACCGGCCGGTCCTCGCCACCGTCCCGAAGCCGAAGGTGGGCCTCTCCACGAAGGCCCACGTCGACATCGCCGAGCAGGCCTGGCGCGGTGGCGTCGACCTCCTCAAGGACGACGAGAACCTCACGGACCAGGCGTTCAATCCGTTCGAGGAGCGGGTCGAGAAGAGCCTTGCGAAGGCCCGCGAGCTGACGGAGGAGACCGGCGAAAAGAAGGACTACCTGGTCAACATCACCGCCGAGACCGACGAGATGATCCGGCGCGCCGAGTTCGTCGAGCAGCAGGGTGGCGGCTTCGTGATGGTCGACGTCATCACCGCGGGCTGGGCAGCGGTCCAGACGGTGCGAGAACACTGTGAGGACCTCGACCTCGCCATCCACGCGCACCGCGCCATGCACGCCGCCTTCGACCGTATGGAGCACCACGGCGTCTCGATGCGCGTCATCGCCCAGGTCGCCCGTCTCTGCGGTGTCGACCACATCCACACCGGCACCGCGGGCCTCGGCAAGCTCGCCAACGAGGACACGCCCGGCATCAACGCCTGGCTCAAATCTGACCTGTACGGCATGAACGACGTGCTGCCGGTCGCCTCGGGTGGTCTGCACCCCGGTGTCATCGACGCCCTCATCGACGCGCTCGGCACCGACATCTGTATCCAGGCGGGTGGCGGTATCCACGGCCACCCCGACGGGACCGAAGCCGGGGCTCGGGCGCTCCGGCAGTCCGTGGAGGCAACCATGCAGGGTGTGAGTCTCGAAGACTATGCGGCCGACGGCCACGCCGAACTGCAGACCGCCCTGGAGAAGTGGGGAAGCGAGACGCCCCGGTAG
- a CDS encoding HAD-IIA family hydrolase — translation MDQFDGAILDVDGTVLRGPGALPGAVDGVQALRDAGLSLVFFSNNPTKFPAAYARRLTDAGVEATTEEVLTAGTVTAEYLSRHHPHETFFVIGEAGLRDQLRDLDLELTEDYTAADTVVASIDREFTYDDLTVALWALSDDSVGFVGTDPDRVVPAADHLVPGSGAIINAVADVAGREPEAVLGKPHAEAREAALARLGVAPERCLVVGDRLDTDIALGDDAGMTTVLVLSGVTSREQVAESEYTPDFVVDSVADVAGLF, via the coding sequence ATGGACCAGTTCGACGGCGCGATCCTCGACGTGGATGGGACGGTGTTGCGAGGCCCGGGTGCGCTCCCGGGCGCGGTCGATGGCGTGCAGGCGCTTCGCGACGCCGGGCTCTCGCTGGTCTTCTTCTCGAACAACCCGACGAAGTTCCCGGCAGCGTATGCGAGGCGGCTCACCGACGCGGGCGTCGAGGCGACCACCGAGGAGGTGCTGACCGCAGGGACCGTCACCGCGGAGTACCTCTCGCGCCACCACCCCCACGAGACGTTCTTCGTCATCGGCGAGGCGGGGTTGCGCGACCAGTTGCGTGACCTCGACCTGGAACTCACCGAGGACTACACGGCTGCCGATACCGTCGTCGCCTCTATCGACCGGGAGTTCACCTATGACGACCTGACGGTCGCGCTGTGGGCGCTCTCGGACGACTCGGTCGGGTTCGTCGGCACCGACCCCGACCGGGTGGTGCCCGCGGCGGACCACCTCGTTCCCGGCTCCGGAGCCATCATCAACGCGGTCGCAGACGTGGCTGGCCGCGAGCCCGAAGCGGTCCTCGGCAAGCCCCACGCCGAAGCACGGGAGGCGGCGCTTGCTCGGCTCGGTGTCGCCCCCGAGCGCTGTCTCGTCGTCGGCGACCGGCTGGACACCGACATCGCGCTGGGGGACGACGCGGGGATGACGACCGTGCTGGTGCTCTCGGGCGTGACCAGCCGCGAGCAGGTCGCGGAGAGCGAGTACACCCCGGACTTCGTCGTCGACTCGGTAGCCGACGTTGCCGGGCTCTTCTGA
- a CDS encoding plastocyanin/azurin family copper-binding protein, which yields MTRPTRRDLLTTTTSSVLTLGLAGCLGGAETSGGDETTTATATAEPTTQPPDTTQPPDTTQPPDTTQPPDTTQDPTTTTTGSTASGATEVVAVGPAGEFVFTPERLTVSPGTTVRFEWDSAGHTVSPTSQPERADWAGVDDTKDAGYVHEHTFEVAGTYEYLCKPHQSLGMTGAIVVD from the coding sequence ATGACCCGACCCACGCGACGTGACTTGCTCACGACGACGACCAGTTCCGTGCTCACGCTGGGCCTCGCCGGCTGTCTCGGCGGAGCGGAGACCTCCGGAGGCGACGAGACGACGACCGCGACGGCGACCGCCGAACCGACGACACAGCCCCCGGACACCACCCAGCCCCCGGACACCACCCAGCCCCCGGACACCACCCAGCCCCCGGACACCACCCAGGACCCGACCACCACCACGACCGGCTCGACGGCGTCGGGAGCGACCGAGGTCGTCGCCGTCGGCCCCGCCGGCGAGTTCGTGTTCACACCGGAACGCCTGACAGTCTCGCCCGGAACCACGGTCCGGTTCGAGTGGGACTCCGCGGGGCACACCGTCAGTCCGACCAGCCAGCCCGAACGCGCCGACTGGGCAGGGGTGGACGACACGAAGGACGCCGGCTACGTCCACGAGCACACCTTCGAGGTGGCCGGGACCTACGAGTACCTCTGCAAGCCACACCAGAGCCTCGGGATGACGGGGGCAATCGTTGTCGACTAG
- a CDS encoding class I SAM-dependent methyltransferase, which produces MERNAVRRAWDRVGDAYGEFRNADGPETDLFTEFAEPLDLGSRILDVGCGDGRRTAAHLPDEFEVLGLDFSRGQLDGLRESVPAARPVQADMTRLPLADASVDGIVAYYSVFHVPRTQHQTVYDEFARVCRPGGRLILTVSRSAHEGTRRGWLRPDVEMFWSTPGREATMAELDDAGFEMVWARDVVDGLGETVHVALCERGNAV; this is translated from the coding sequence ATGGAACGAAACGCGGTCCGCCGCGCCTGGGACCGGGTCGGCGACGCCTACGGCGAGTTCAGGAACGCGGACGGCCCAGAGACGGACCTGTTCACCGAGTTCGCGGAGCCACTCGACCTGGGGAGTCGCATCCTCGACGTGGGCTGTGGCGACGGCCGCCGGACCGCGGCCCACCTCCCCGACGAGTTCGAGGTCCTCGGCCTCGACTTCTCGCGGGGACAACTCGACGGTCTCCGCGAGTCTGTCCCGGCTGCGAGGCCGGTGCAGGCCGACATGACCCGGCTTCCACTCGCCGACGCGAGCGTCGACGGCATCGTCGCCTACTACTCCGTCTTCCACGTTCCGCGGACCCAGCACCAGACCGTGTACGACGAGTTCGCGCGGGTCTGCCGGCCGGGTGGGCGACTCATCCTGACCGTCTCGCGGTCGGCCCACGAGGGCACCCGTCGGGGCTGGCTCCGGCCCGACGTCGAGATGTTCTGGAGTACGCCAGGACGGGAAGCGACCATGGCCGAACTCGACGACGCTGGCTTCGAGATGGTCTGGGCCCGGGACGTGGTGGATGGGCTGGGCGAGACGGTCCACGTGGCGCTGTGCGAACGCGGGAACGCGGTCTGA
- a CDS encoding Gfo/Idh/MocA family protein encodes MRFGILSTANIGLKAVVPAIQASEHEVAAIASRDADRAAAVAQSHDIPASYGSYQDLLDEAAIDAVYIPVPNSLHAEWVRKAADAGLDVLCEKPLAVDATEARELGEYCEDAGVTLMSAFMYRYHPRTERAAEIVAEELDQVRGAFATFQFPLRDRPDDIRLNPELAGGSLMDVGCYSVSVLRTLLGEPDSVSARRLDTRDCGVDTHLTGRFDYPDATAQLSCSFDTQLVQRYRIEAENGWLEVEDAFNPSNPDEVTLEYAVDGREVTESFDATDQYRLQVEHFADCVESGEQPRTDAAEATANMQVIDALYESADTGETVRLD; translated from the coding sequence ATGCGATTCGGTATCCTCTCGACGGCGAACATCGGACTGAAAGCGGTCGTTCCCGCCATACAGGCCTCCGAACACGAGGTCGCGGCTATCGCGTCTCGCGACGCTGACCGTGCCGCTGCAGTCGCCCAGTCTCACGACATCCCGGCGTCGTACGGGTCCTACCAGGACCTGCTCGACGAGGCGGCAATCGATGCAGTGTACATCCCGGTCCCGAACTCGCTCCACGCGGAGTGGGTCCGGAAGGCGGCCGACGCCGGGCTGGACGTGCTCTGTGAGAAGCCGCTGGCGGTCGACGCCACAGAGGCACGCGAGCTCGGCGAGTACTGCGAGGACGCCGGTGTGACACTGATGTCCGCTTTCATGTACCGGTACCACCCGCGGACCGAACGCGCCGCCGAGATCGTCGCCGAGGAACTCGACCAGGTCCGCGGCGCGTTCGCCACGTTCCAGTTCCCGCTCCGGGACCGCCCGGACGACATCCGGCTGAACCCGGAGCTCGCCGGTGGGAGCCTGATGGACGTGGGCTGTTACTCGGTGAGCGTCCTCAGGACCCTGCTGGGAGAACCGGATTCGGTCTCGGCCCGTCGCCTCGACACCCGCGACTGCGGGGTCGACACCCACCTCACCGGGCGGTTCGACTATCCGGATGCGACCGCCCAGCTGTCGTGTAGCTTCGATACGCAGCTGGTCCAGCGCTACCGCATCGAGGCCGAGAACGGCTGGCTCGAGGTCGAGGACGCGTTCAACCCGTCGAACCCCGACGAGGTCACACTCGAGTACGCGGTCGACGGTCGCGAGGTGACGGAGTCGTTCGATGCAACCGACCAGTACCGCCTGCAGGTCGAGCACTTCGCCGACTGCGTCGAGTCGGGGGAACAGCCCCGCACCGACGCCGCCGAGGCAACCGCGAACATGCAGGTCATCGACGCGCTGTACGAGAGCGCGGACACCGGCGAGACGGTCCGGCTGGACTGA
- a CDS encoding peroxidase-related enzyme (This protein belongs to a clade of uncharacterized proteins related to peroxidases such as the alkylhydroperoxidase AhpD.), protein MSNDVPAMTRFPVPDVDDLPEDLQARIDEEAERAGFIPNVFLAYAYRPSHFRAFFQYYDALVENTELEREEIEMIIVAVSGVNDCYYCNVAHGALVRIYADDPLLADQLVANHRTADLNDAHLAMLDFAVKLTESPGEVDEDDFETLEAHGFSRRAIWDIGSVASFFNLSNRMAHLADMRPNAEFHTMGR, encoded by the coding sequence ATGAGCAACGACGTGCCAGCCATGACCCGATTCCCCGTGCCGGACGTGGACGACCTTCCGGAGGATCTCCAGGCGCGCATCGACGAGGAGGCAGAGCGAGCGGGCTTCATCCCGAACGTCTTCCTCGCATACGCCTACCGCCCCTCGCACTTCCGGGCGTTCTTCCAGTACTACGACGCGCTGGTCGAGAACACGGAACTCGAACGCGAGGAGATCGAGATGATAATCGTCGCCGTCAGCGGTGTGAACGACTGCTACTACTGTAACGTGGCCCACGGCGCACTGGTGCGCATCTACGCTGACGACCCGCTGCTGGCCGACCAGCTGGTCGCCAACCACCGCACGGCCGACCTGAACGACGCCCACCTCGCGATGCTCGACTTCGCGGTGAAGCTCACCGAGTCCCCCGGCGAGGTCGACGAGGACGACTTCGAGACGCTCGAAGCTCACGGGTTCTCTCGGCGTGCTATCTGGGACATCGGGAGCGTCGCCTCGTTCTTCAATCTCTCGAACCGCATGGCCCACCTCGCTGACATGCGGCCCAACGCCGAGTTCCACACGATGGGACGGTAG
- a CDS encoding mechanosensitive ion channel family protein produces the protein MFAELTEFLARFSSVERTALVLGLSLLAAVVLEVGFLRLAKRLVKRTETAMDNIVLEELRWPLVISAALAGVWVLTTGDYGDTSVVFDEAQLEFFFAQPALAIIVLVWARALNNIVNRAVDEVKDHGGRYDFAPVFSNVWTLVMLVGAAGAILAIFRIDITPLLGAAGIAGIAVGFAAKDTVANFFGGLALYFDDTYKIGDYIVLDTGDAGTVVRVGIRSTTLLTRDEVMVTVPNSVLNSARIINESAPQRRKRIRIPIGVAYGTDLDAFEELAVEIAQDEKMTLDSPKPRMRFRRFGDSALEYELLCWVASPNREQRTRHHLNRELYAAMNEAGIEIPFPKRDVTVTVAKSQDESGSLGEVAEAVEQEVEVSEFTPVAADDGGDE, from the coding sequence ATGTTCGCCGAACTCACCGAGTTCCTCGCGCGGTTCTCGTCCGTAGAACGGACGGCGCTGGTGCTCGGACTCTCTCTGCTGGCGGCCGTCGTACTGGAGGTCGGTTTCCTTCGGCTGGCGAAGCGACTCGTCAAACGGACCGAGACGGCAATGGACAACATCGTGCTGGAGGAACTCCGGTGGCCACTGGTCATCTCCGCGGCGCTCGCGGGGGTCTGGGTCCTGACGACCGGTGATTACGGCGATACCTCGGTCGTGTTCGACGAGGCCCAGCTGGAGTTCTTCTTCGCCCAGCCGGCGCTGGCCATCATCGTCCTCGTCTGGGCGCGCGCCCTGAACAACATCGTCAATCGAGCCGTCGACGAGGTCAAAGACCACGGCGGCCGGTACGACTTCGCGCCGGTGTTCTCGAACGTCTGGACGCTCGTCATGCTGGTCGGGGCGGCCGGAGCCATCCTCGCCATCTTCCGGATCGACATCACTCCCCTGTTGGGGGCTGCCGGTATCGCCGGCATCGCGGTCGGTTTCGCCGCGAAGGACACCGTCGCGAACTTCTTCGGCGGCCTCGCGCTCTACTTCGACGATACGTACAAGATCGGCGACTACATCGTCCTCGACACCGGCGATGCGGGAACCGTCGTCCGGGTCGGCATCCGGTCGACCACGCTCTTGACCCGCGACGAGGTGATGGTGACGGTGCCGAACTCGGTCCTCAACTCCGCCCGCATCATCAACGAGTCCGCGCCCCAGCGCCGAAAGCGCATCCGCATCCCCATCGGGGTCGCCTACGGGACGGACCTCGACGCCTTCGAGGAACTCGCCGTCGAGATCGCCCAGGACGAGAAGATGACGCTCGACTCACCCAAGCCACGCATGCGCTTTCGCCGGTTCGGTGACTCCGCGCTGGAGTACGAGCTCCTGTGTTGGGTCGCCAGCCCGAACCGCGAGCAGCGCACCCGCCACCACCTCAACCGGGAACTCTACGCGGCGATGAACGAGGCCGGTATCGAGATTCCGTTCCCGAAGCGGGACGTGACGGTCACGGTCGCAAAATCCCAGGACGAGAGCGGGTCGCTGGGGGAAGTCGCCGAGGCGGTCGAACAGGAGGTCGAGGTGAGCGAGTTCACGCCGGTCGCGGCAGACGACGGCGGCGACGAATAG